The DNA region AATGTCAGTGCACTGGACCTTATAAAGATATACGCCAGGGCCATGGAATCTGATCCTGAAAGGATAATCAGCATTCTTGAGAGATTTAAAATAAAATACATACTTAAAAGGAGGATAACAAGGCTAAGTACAGGAGAGGCAAGGTTATTTTCATTAGCAATGGCCATCGGCCTTAATGGCTGGTTTACCATGCTTGATGAGCCCTTTGAAAATCTTGATATTTCAAGAAGGGAGGAGGCCATAAAGATGATAAATGATCTTAATAGAGATCTGTTAATTGTTACACACGATATCCAGGTTCTGAACAAATTAAATTTTTCAGATATGTATTTAATGGTGAATGGATCAATGGCAGGACCGCTTCCAAGGGCCGATCTTGAAAACCTTTATTTAAGCAGGGAAGATAATGGCAGGGCCATTCTTTCATTTAGCGTTATGGGAAGGAACTTTTATATTAATAAGGACGCTGGCGATTATCCAATCATGTCGTTCCATTCAATGGATGAGCTTATTCAGGTTATTGAGGGGTGATATAATGATATTAAAGTCATACATTAAATCATTATTCTCCAGCAGGACAATATGGTTCTGGTCTGTTGGCTTCATTATATTCTGGCTCTTCCTTGGGGTATTCGTTTTTCCTCAGGATATTAATAACAGCTCATTTGATATTATTAATTATGCATCGTTGTGGTACTCACTAACATCAATACTTTCAGTGGCCGCAATAGGCGTTTCAATATCATTTTCAATATACTATTCAAGCAGCTCCCTTGCATATCTTTTCCATAATAGCAAACTGTCTTCATACAGATATTATCTTGAATCATCTGTGGCCACTGGATTATTTTTTACAGGTACAGGCACGGTACTTATGATGTTTATGGCATTATTATTCTACATAAGATTCCATGTAATTGTATACCCGCATATTTTCTGGCTTGCATTAATTCTGTTCTTTTCCTCCGGTCTTTTCTTTTATTCTCTGTCTGCGGCCCTCGTGGTTATATTTAATAACTGGC from Picrophilus oshimae DSM 9789 includes:
- a CDS encoding ATP-binding cassette domain-containing protein, with translation MIKLENLTIRSSGKNIINGLNASFNGKTIVIGHNGAGKTTLIKAMLGIINHTGRIDIPKNSQRFTTNLIDVYKILNVSALDLIKIYARAMESDPERIISILERFKIKYILKRRITRLSTGEARLFSLAMAIGLNGWFTMLDEPFENLDISRREEAIKMINDLNRDLLIVTHDIQVLNKLNFSDMYLMVNGSMAGPLPRADLENLYLSREDNGRAILSFSVMGRNFYINKDAGDYPIMSFHSMDELIQVIEG